From Variimorphobacter saccharofermentans, one genomic window encodes:
- a CDS encoding ABC transporter substrate-binding protein has product MKKKWISVLAVITIFASILTGCKGTGGLTEITLNEVAHSIFYAPMYVAIEKGYFEEEGLKVDLVNGLGADKTMTAVLSGDCDIGFMGAEATIYVYNEGAEDYVVNFAQLTQRAGNFLVSRDNNEEFDWNNLKGKTVIGGRPGGMPQMVFEYILKKHGMDPKKDLTIIQNIDFGLTSQAFSSGEGDYTIEFEPAATALELEGVGKVVASLGVESGKVPYTTFAAKKSYIEKNPEIIQKFTNAIQKGLDFVATHSPKEIAEAIQPQFAETDREKLVMIVTRYYEQDTWKDNLIFEEESLTLLQDILEEAGELSKRVPYQEIITRKYAEEAAKK; this is encoded by the coding sequence ATGAAGAAGAAATGGATAAGTGTACTTGCTGTAATCACGATATTTGCTTCAATATTAACAGGGTGTAAGGGAACTGGAGGCTTAACAGAAATAACATTAAATGAAGTAGCACATTCTATTTTCTATGCACCAATGTATGTTGCTATTGAAAAGGGATACTTTGAGGAAGAAGGCCTAAAGGTTGATTTAGTGAATGGCCTGGGAGCCGATAAAACAATGACCGCAGTACTCAGTGGAGATTGTGATATCGGCTTTATGGGCGCAGAAGCAACAATCTATGTATATAACGAGGGCGCTGAGGATTATGTTGTTAATTTCGCACAGCTGACCCAGAGAGCCGGTAACTTTCTGGTTTCCAGAGATAATAATGAAGAATTTGATTGGAATAACTTAAAGGGAAAGACTGTTATCGGAGGCAGGCCGGGTGGAATGCCGCAGATGGTATTTGAGTACATTCTTAAGAAACATGGAATGGATCCGAAAAAGGATTTAACCATAATTCAGAACATTGATTTTGGATTGACTTCTCAGGCGTTTTCATCCGGTGAAGGTGATTACACCATTGAATTCGAACCGGCTGCAACTGCTCTGGAATTAGAAGGAGTGGGAAAGGTAGTTGCATCTCTTGGTGTGGAAAGCGGAAAGGTTCCCTATACTACATTTGCAGCTAAGAAGAGTTATATTGAGAAAAATCCTGAGATCATTCAGAAATTCACCAATGCAATTCAAAAGGGGCTGGATTTTGTAGCGACTCATTCCCCGAAGGAGATAGCAGAAGCGATACAGCCTCAGTTTGCTGAGACAGATCGTGAGAAGCTGGTTATGATTGTTACCAGGTATTATGAACAGGATACCTGGAAGGATAATCTGATTTTTGAGGAAGAAAGCTTAACACTTCTACAGGATATCCTGGAGGAAGCGGGAGAATTATCGAAGCGGGTTCCATATCAGGAGATCATAACAAGAAAATATGCAGAAGAAGCAGCTAAGAAGTAG
- a CDS encoding GH39 family glycosyl hydrolase → MKEKLYYNINLEQSTTFHNNATFCIGTGRLNLALRTEYHNQLKKVQEDIHFDHIRGHGLFCDDMAVYRTYEEDGIEKAEYNFSYIDLVFDDYRSMGLKPFVELGFMPKNLASGEQTIFYWKGNTTPPKDYQKWADLVIATIKHWISRYGIDEVITWPFEVWNEPNLPGFWKGADMEEYFKLYEVTSKAVKSCDPRIRVGGPAICGVDDERWLRCFLEFCSNNRVPIDFVTRHAYATEMPERVGHYEYQELRTPKVFMDELRESRKIIDSFPEYKGMEMHITEFNTSYTPLNPIHDTNLNAAYVARLLSEMGDVCASYSYWTFGDVFEEAGVAYTPFSGCFGLMTNGMIPKPTYWSFSFFSEIGSDALAREEHFIITKDEKKNIHGIAWNPVEREGSDISLSYSFDLEPGEYLIVTKLVDESTCNPLKTWIDMGSPAYPSAEQIKLLQECSRPQVRTMRKKITENTLSLDLTLSPNALCYFSIQHIEPETDRGYQPERIRGAR, encoded by the coding sequence ATGAAAGAAAAATTGTATTATAACATTAATCTGGAACAGAGTACTACCTTTCATAATAATGCGACCTTTTGTATCGGAACAGGACGCTTAAATCTAGCCTTACGGACAGAGTATCATAATCAGTTAAAGAAGGTTCAGGAAGACATTCATTTCGACCATATCCGCGGGCATGGACTGTTTTGTGATGATATGGCTGTCTATCGGACTTATGAAGAGGATGGAATTGAGAAGGCAGAGTACAATTTTTCTTACATTGATCTTGTGTTCGATGACTATCGGTCCATGGGTCTAAAGCCTTTTGTTGAGTTGGGCTTTATGCCTAAGAACTTAGCAAGTGGTGAGCAGACGATATTCTATTGGAAGGGAAATACTACACCTCCGAAAGATTATCAGAAATGGGCGGATCTGGTAATTGCAACGATTAAGCATTGGATTTCTCGATATGGTATAGACGAGGTTATAACCTGGCCCTTTGAGGTATGGAATGAACCCAATCTTCCGGGTTTCTGGAAGGGTGCGGATATGGAGGAGTATTTCAAGCTTTATGAGGTGACCAGTAAAGCGGTGAAATCCTGTGATCCGCGTATTCGTGTTGGAGGTCCTGCTATCTGTGGTGTGGACGATGAGAGATGGCTGAGATGCTTCCTGGAGTTCTGCAGCAATAACAGAGTACCTATTGATTTTGTAACCAGACATGCATATGCAACCGAGATGCCGGAGAGAGTAGGTCATTATGAATATCAGGAACTGAGAACGCCGAAAGTATTCATGGATGAACTGAGAGAAAGCAGGAAGATTATTGACAGCTTTCCTGAATATAAAGGTATGGAGATGCATATCACCGAATTTAACACTTCCTATACCCCTCTGAATCCCATTCATGATACGAATCTTAATGCGGCTTATGTGGCAAGACTATTAAGTGAGATGGGTGATGTCTGCGCCTCATATTCTTATTGGACCTTTGGGGATGTATTTGAGGAGGCAGGAGTTGCATATACTCCGTTTTCCGGATGTTTTGGCTTAATGACGAATGGTATGATACCAAAGCCCACTTACTGGAGCTTTTCATTCTTTAGCGAGATCGGGTCCGATGCATTGGCACGTGAGGAGCATTTTATTATTACCAAGGATGAGAAGAAGAACATTCATGGTATTGCATGGAATCCGGTAGAGAGGGAGGGCTCTGATATTTCATTAAGTTATTCCTTTGATTTGGAACCCGGAGAATATTTGATCGTAACGAAGCTCGTGGATGAAAGCACTTGTAACCCTTTAAAGACATGGATTGACATGGGTTCACCGGCATATCCTTCGGCAGAGCAAATAAAGCTACTACAGGAATGTTCCCGCCCTCAGGTTAGAACCATGAGAAAGAAAATAACTGAGAACACATTGAGTCTTGATCTCACGTTATCCCCTAATGCATTATGCTACTTCTCTATTCAGCATATTGAACCTGAGACTGACCGGGGATATCAGCCGGAGCGAATTCGTGGAGCCAGATAG
- a CDS encoding spore coat protein: MRIGNSIAPHEALELHELLTFKNVCATKSASMAALVKDDELKTILEQDFNTSKEHIKELQDLMVGASTAFDSASKATVG, translated from the coding sequence ATGAGAATTGGAAATAGCATTGCACCCCATGAAGCACTGGAATTACATGAGCTTCTAACCTTTAAGAATGTATGTGCAACAAAGTCTGCATCGATGGCAGCCCTGGTAAAGGATGATGAGTTAAAAACAATATTAGAACAGGATTTTAATACATCAAAAGAGCATATTAAGGAATTGCAGGACTTGATGGTAGGTGCAAGTACTGCCTTTGATTCTGCTTCAAAAGCAACTGTAGGGTAA
- a CDS encoding DUF4366 domain-containing protein: protein MGNKIDELLSAMKLGELVHRKDPMEKRKHTIMCILAVIGAIAAVAAIAYAVYRYMNPDYLEDFDDDFDDYEEDTDDLTEEEQSTESSEL, encoded by the coding sequence ATGGGCAATAAAATTGATGAGCTCTTAAGCGCAATGAAATTAGGGGAATTAGTTCACAGAAAAGATCCAATGGAGAAAAGAAAGCATACAATCATGTGCATTCTTGCTGTAATCGGTGCTATCGCTGCAGTAGCTGCTATCGCATATGCTGTATACCGCTATATGAATCCAGATTATCTTGAGGACTTTGATGATGACTTTGATGATTATGAGGAAGATACAGACGATCTGACAGAAGAGGAGCAATCCACCGAATCTTCTGAACTGTAA
- a CDS encoding YerC/YecD family TrpR-related protein — protein MSKNIRTSAVDHLFEAILSLKDSEECYIFFEDICTVNELLSLSQRFEVARMLRNHKTYLEIAEKTGASTATISRVNRSLNYGNDGYDMVFSRMKDVNKDD, from the coding sequence ATGAGTAAGAACATCAGAACATCTGCTGTTGACCATTTATTTGAGGCCATATTAAGCTTAAAAGATTCGGAGGAGTGTTATATATTTTTTGAAGATATTTGTACTGTAAACGAGTTATTGTCTCTATCCCAGAGATTTGAAGTGGCACGTATGTTGCGAAATCATAAAACATATCTTGAAATTGCAGAAAAAACGGGTGCCTCTACTGCTACGATCAGTCGGGTTAATCGCTCTCTGAACTATGGAAATGATGGCTATGATATGGTCTTTTCAAGAATGAAAGATGTGAACAAGGACGATTAA
- a CDS encoding S1C family serine protease — protein sequence MNNENNNNEFSNNEFSNNEFNNNEFNHKEFNNNELSNIEIKNNEINNDQLNHFSNQSYSNSQQRYSTEYKQQATQGFTTGGEAYNQNQNPYTVYPTPSLKEEKQPKKKRRMIGVLKLTAAAVVFGIVAGASLQGYNMLVNSASSSKAEKASDDTSIKLSELLEDTKDEEIIVPTTAKGETVITDVSDVVDKVMPSIVAINSSGTAISYDFFGRQFSQPTQGSGSGIIIAQNSKELLLVTNNHVIEGADNVEIVFSDESTATATVKGADANADLAVLSVDIKGISEDTLKNIKVATIGNSDNVKPGEMAIAIGNALGYGQSVTVGYISAVNRELTIGNQTMTLLQTDAAINPGNSGGALLNTSGQVIGINSVKYASQEVEGMGYAIPISSAIPMINELMNREVIEKGEQGFLGIDASTAQNVTEIYAERFNMPVGVYVNDVLKDSPAEKAGLMQGDIITGVNDLKIKTIDALINALSYKKAGDTIKLRIQVKENGKYVEKTLEVTLGEREDIK from the coding sequence ATGAATAATGAGAACAATAACAATGAGTTCAGCAATAATGAATTCAGCAATAATGAGTTCAACAATAATGAGTTCAATCATAAAGAGTTCAATAATAACGAATTAAGTAATATCGAGATAAAAAATAATGAGATCAATAATGATCAATTGAATCATTTTAGCAATCAGAGTTACAGTAATTCTCAGCAGAGATATTCTACAGAATATAAGCAACAGGCAACACAGGGATTTACCACTGGCGGGGAAGCTTATAACCAGAATCAAAACCCCTACACAGTGTATCCAACCCCTTCATTGAAAGAGGAAAAGCAACCGAAAAAGAAAAGAAGGATGATAGGTGTATTAAAGCTAACAGCGGCCGCTGTTGTCTTTGGGATTGTAGCAGGTGCATCCCTTCAGGGATATAATATGCTCGTTAACTCTGCATCAAGTTCAAAAGCAGAGAAAGCTTCCGATGATACCAGTATTAAGCTTTCAGAACTATTGGAGGATACGAAGGATGAGGAAATCATTGTACCTACCACAGCAAAGGGAGAAACCGTTATCACGGATGTGTCAGACGTAGTCGATAAAGTAATGCCTTCTATTGTCGCAATTAATTCATCAGGAACAGCAATTAGTTATGATTTCTTTGGAAGGCAGTTTAGTCAACCGACACAGGGAAGCGGCTCCGGTATTATCATAGCGCAGAATAGTAAAGAATTGCTACTGGTTACTAATAACCATGTAATTGAAGGAGCTGATAATGTAGAGATCGTATTTTCGGATGAATCAACTGCAACTGCTACCGTAAAGGGTGCTGATGCCAATGCAGATCTGGCCGTATTATCAGTCGATATAAAAGGAATATCCGAAGATACTCTGAAAAATATCAAAGTAGCGACCATTGGTAATTCAGATAATGTAAAACCAGGTGAGATGGCAATCGCAATTGGTAATGCTCTTGGATATGGTCAATCCGTTACTGTAGGCTATATCAGTGCAGTTAACCGAGAGCTTACGATTGGGAATCAGACTATGACCCTTCTTCAAACTGATGCAGCAATTAATCCTGGTAATAGCGGTGGCGCACTTCTTAATACTTCTGGTCAGGTAATTGGTATTAATTCAGTGAAATATGCGTCACAGGAAGTGGAAGGAATGGGTTATGCAATTCCGATATCCAGTGCCATTCCGATGATTAATGAATTAATGAACCGTGAAGTGATTGAAAAGGGAGAACAGGGCTTCTTAGGAATTGATGCATCCACTGCACAGAATGTAACCGAAATTTATGCTGAGCGTTTCAATATGCCGGTAGGTGTATATGTAAATGATGTTTTAAAGGATTCCCCTGCAGAAAAAGCAGGCTTAATGCAAGGAGACATCATTACCGGAGTAAACGATTTGAAGATTAAGACTATCGATGCCTTAATCAATGCCTTAAGCTATAAAAAAGCAGGAGATACCATTAAACTACGGATTCAGGTAAAAGAAAATGGAAAATATGTTGAGAAGACACTGGAGGTTACCTTGGGAGAACGTGAAGATATCAAGTAA
- the thiW gene encoding energy coupling factor transporter S component ThiW, which yields MSVKKLSLAGVFVAVGVTCSTFSIPIGVAKVFPVQHFINVLGGMLLGPFYAVGMAFVTSLLRNFLGTGSLLAFPGSMCGALLCGLCYRYTKKMGSAVLGEVIGTGIIGALIAYPVAALFLSSTVAFYGFIIPFSLSSVTGAVIAYALLLSLCKSGLLHKMQKDVTD from the coding sequence ATGTCAGTAAAAAAGTTATCATTAGCAGGTGTTTTTGTTGCAGTGGGAGTGACCTGCTCCACATTTTCTATTCCGATTGGAGTAGCAAAGGTATTTCCGGTACAGCACTTTATTAACGTATTGGGTGGAATGTTATTAGGGCCGTTCTATGCAGTAGGAATGGCGTTTGTAACATCGCTGCTACGTAATTTCCTGGGAACCGGAAGCTTATTAGCATTCCCAGGAAGTATGTGTGGAGCATTATTATGTGGTCTGTGCTATCGTTATACGAAAAAAATGGGAAGTGCTGTCCTCGGAGAAGTGATCGGAACCGGTATCATTGGAGCCCTTATTGCATATCCGGTGGCTGCTCTCTTCTTGTCCAGCACAGTAGCCTTCTATGGTTTCATTATTCCATTCAGTTTAAGCTCTGTTACAGGAGCGGTCATTGCATATGCTCTATTGTTATCACTGTGTAAATCCGGCTTATTACATAAGATGCAAAAAGATGTTACAGATTAA
- a CDS encoding DUF1836 domain-containing protein — MKEEYIKSLIDRLRDAKYIMPDDIPNIDLYMDQVTTFMDKHLKSSKRYSEDKLLTKTMINNYTKNELLPPPNKKKYSKEHMFLLIFIYYFKNILSINDIQSIFNPLTERYYGKKSGVDLETIYKEIFRMEKEQTDALTKDMIRKMTKAKEAFPDINDEEDRDFLTTFTFISMLCFDVYMRKHMIEMMIDHSFMSNNKGSVKKRSEKQGSKTTEKSEAARKPDSAKKTNSKSEGSKDSGNSVTYI; from the coding sequence ATGAAGGAAGAGTATATCAAAAGTCTGATTGACAGACTCAGGGATGCAAAATATATCATGCCTGATGATATACCTAATATTGATTTATATATGGATCAGGTTACCACGTTTATGGACAAGCATCTCAAATCTTCCAAGCGTTACAGTGAGGATAAGCTTTTGACCAAAACGATGATAAATAATTATACGAAGAACGAATTGTTACCTCCACCAAATAAGAAGAAATATTCCAAGGAGCATATGTTCCTTTTAATTTTTATCTATTATTTTAAAAACATCTTATCAATTAATGATATTCAAAGTATTTTCAATCCATTGACAGAGAGATATTACGGCAAGAAGTCAGGGGTGGATTTGGAAACAATCTATAAAGAGATCTTTCGAATGGAGAAAGAGCAGACGGATGCTTTAACGAAGGATATGATTCGAAAGATGACGAAGGCGAAGGAAGCCTTCCCGGATATAAATGACGAGGAGGATCGTGATTTTCTTACGACGTTTACTTTTATCAGTATGCTTTGCTTTGACGTATATATGCGAAAGCACATGATTGAGATGATGATAGATCATTCTTTTATGAGCAATAATAAGGGCTCCGTCAAGAAGAGATCAGAGAAACAGGGAAGCAAAACTACTGAGAAATCGGAAGCAGCCAGGAAGCCAGATTCAGCGAAAAAAACCAATAGCAAATCGGAAGGATCAAAAGATTCAGGCAATTCCGTAACTTATATTTAA
- the pcrA gene encoding DNA helicase PcrA, producing the protein MSIYDTLNPEQKRAVLHDKGPLLILAGAGSGKTRVLTHRIAYLIEERDVNPWNILAITFTNKAAREMRERVDNIVGYGSENIWVSTFHSTCVRILRRFIESIGYSRSFTIYDTDDQKTLMREVCKFLNIDTKKMNERSILSVISRAKDEMISPEEFALQAQGDYQQTKYAQAYSEYQKRLKASNALDFDDLLYKTVELFQTNKEALLYYQNRFRYIMVDEYQDTNNVQFQLIHLLASGLNEYGEREYNLCVVGDDDQSIYKFRGANIYNILNFEKAFPNTTVIKLEQNYRSTKSILNAANEVICNNQGRKDKTLWTENEEGEPVQFTQYETDFEEADSITSEIQHLVNTGKINYNDIAILYRTNAQSRLLEEKLILKNIPYKIIGSVNFYSRKEIKDILAYLKTIDNGLDNLAVKRIINVPRRGIGLTTVDRVNDYALQQNISFYEALTRAQYIPGLERSASKIIPFVSLIEGLKSRIQQEGYSLREIIDDILDATGYLRELEEENSEEAQDRIENINELVNKLVTYEENSLEPPTLSGFLEEVALVSDIDNLNEEMNHIVLMTLHSAKGLEFPYVYLCGMEEGIFPGYMSIFADNPVEEIEEERRLCYVGFTRAMKRLSLTAAKQRMIRGETQYNKPSRFINEIPRYMIKMNTASPRKVQFSKMSNDSISDKSPGILDFDKPASKPQAGYRPYYTAETKQFEGTKMGTLDYGVGDSVKHVKFGVGIVTDITKGGKDYEVTVDFPKFGIKKLLSTFANLIKID; encoded by the coding sequence ATGAGTATTTATGATACATTGAACCCCGAGCAAAAAAGAGCTGTACTTCATGATAAAGGGCCCCTTCTCATTCTCGCAGGGGCAGGATCCGGTAAAACAAGGGTCTTAACACATCGAATTGCGTATCTGATTGAGGAAAGGGATGTAAACCCATGGAATATCCTTGCGATTACCTTTACCAATAAGGCTGCCAGGGAAATGCGGGAAAGAGTGGATAACATAGTTGGCTACGGCTCAGAGAACATCTGGGTAAGTACGTTTCATTCTACCTGTGTTCGAATCCTGCGTAGATTTATAGAAAGCATCGGTTATTCCAGAAGCTTTACCATCTATGACACGGATGATCAGAAAACTCTGATGCGGGAAGTATGTAAGTTTTTAAATATCGATACAAAGAAAATGAATGAACGCAGTATTCTCTCAGTTATATCGAGAGCAAAGGACGAAATGATCTCACCAGAAGAATTTGCCTTACAGGCACAGGGAGATTATCAGCAGACAAAATATGCACAGGCTTATTCGGAATATCAAAAACGTCTAAAGGCAAGTAATGCTTTGGATTTTGATGATTTGCTTTATAAGACGGTAGAATTATTTCAAACAAATAAGGAAGCATTGCTTTACTATCAAAATCGTTTTCGATATATTATGGTGGATGAGTATCAGGATACGAATAATGTGCAATTTCAGCTGATTCATCTGCTTGCATCCGGACTGAATGAATATGGCGAACGAGAGTATAACCTGTGTGTAGTTGGTGATGATGATCAGTCCATCTACAAATTCCGTGGAGCAAATATATATAATATTCTTAATTTTGAAAAGGCTTTTCCGAATACTACCGTAATCAAATTAGAGCAAAACTACCGCTCTACGAAAAGTATTCTGAATGCAGCCAATGAGGTGATTTGTAATAATCAAGGAAGAAAAGATAAAACCCTATGGACGGAGAACGAAGAGGGAGAACCTGTTCAATTCACACAGTATGAGACAGATTTTGAGGAAGCGGACAGTATTACCTCTGAGATTCAGCATCTTGTAAATACTGGGAAGATCAATTATAACGATATTGCGATTCTATATCGAACGAATGCACAATCCCGTCTTCTAGAGGAGAAATTAATATTAAAGAATATACCTTATAAAATCATTGGCAGCGTGAACTTCTATTCCCGTAAAGAAATTAAGGATATTCTGGCTTACCTGAAAACCATAGACAATGGCTTGGACAACCTTGCCGTAAAACGTATTATCAATGTTCCCCGCCGAGGCATTGGACTAACTACGGTAGACCGTGTTAATGATTACGCACTTCAGCAAAATATAAGTTTTTATGAAGCTCTCACCAGAGCTCAGTATATCCCTGGATTAGAACGTTCTGCATCGAAGATTATTCCTTTTGTCAGCCTGATTGAAGGTCTTAAGTCGCGTATTCAGCAGGAAGGCTATTCTCTTAGAGAAATAATCGATGACATTCTTGACGCTACCGGTTATCTACGGGAGCTTGAGGAGGAGAATTCCGAAGAGGCCCAGGATCGAATCGAAAATATCAACGAGCTTGTCAATAAGCTGGTAACCTATGAAGAGAACAGTCTGGAGCCGCCGACCTTAAGTGGATTTTTAGAAGAGGTTGCTTTAGTTTCCGATATTGATAATTTAAATGAGGAAATGAACCATATCGTTCTAATGACCTTACACAGTGCAAAGGGCCTGGAGTTCCCATATGTTTATCTATGCGGAATGGAAGAAGGTATTTTTCCTGGCTATATGTCCATTTTTGCTGACAATCCGGTTGAAGAGATTGAGGAAGAACGGCGTCTGTGTTATGTAGGCTTTACCAGAGCGATGAAGCGTTTATCACTTACCGCTGCCAAGCAGCGAATGATTAGAGGGGAAACACAGTACAATAAGCCCTCACGCTTTATTAATGAAATACCAAGATATATGATTAAGATGAATACTGCTTCTCCAAGAAAGGTGCAATTTAGCAAAATGAGTAATGACTCCATCTCTGATAAGTCCCCCGGCATTCTGGACTTTGACAAACCAGCCTCTAAGCCCCAAGCCGGCTATAGGCCTTATTACACGGCGGAGACAAAGCAATTTGAAGGCACTAAGATGGGAACATTGGATTATGGTGTCGGAGATAGCGTTAAACATGTAAAGTTTGGCGTTGGTATCGTTACTGATATTACAAAAGGCGGTAAAGACTATGAGGTAACAGTTGATTTCCCGAAGTTCGGAATCAAAAAGCTGCTATCAACCTTTGCTAATTTAATTAAAATTGATTAA
- the pheA gene encoding prephenate dehydratase, whose product MIDIQESREKIDIVDRQMVELFEQRMKLAMDIAEYKRSIGKPIYDAAREEQKLATLTALTEDEFNKKAIGDLFKQIMSMSRRLQYTLLDNIESLGFTEVEQLPVRKDTTVAFFGENGSYTEQAMLEYFGDEVQGIPMKTFSEVMKAINEEKADYGVLPIENSSTGTLADVFDLLSEYDNYIIGEHLVKIEHNLWGVPGSAISDIKKVFSHRQGLLQCSDFLKQYPKMKQIEAGSTAGCARKILEDKDNSQAAIASKQAGKVYGLQLLKASIQNEDNNTTRFIIISNKKIYKKGAERTSICFALPHKSGSLYHMISHFIYNNINMTKIESRPILGKAFAYRFFVDIEGSLEHPAVKNALMCIKEEALEMKILGSYIPVQS is encoded by the coding sequence ATGATAGATATACAGGAAAGCAGAGAGAAGATTGATATCGTCGACCGTCAGATGGTGGAGTTGTTTGAGCAAAGAATGAAATTAGCCATGGATATTGCAGAATACAAGCGTAGTATTGGAAAACCCATTTATGATGCTGCTCGTGAGGAGCAGAAGCTGGCCACACTTACGGCATTGACGGAAGACGAGTTTAATAAAAAGGCAATTGGAGATTTATTTAAGCAGATCATGTCTATGAGCCGCAGATTACAATATACTCTGTTGGATAATATAGAAAGTCTTGGCTTCACTGAGGTGGAGCAGTTACCCGTCAGAAAGGATACCACCGTTGCATTTTTCGGTGAAAATGGTTCTTATACAGAACAGGCAATGCTTGAATATTTTGGTGATGAAGTCCAGGGCATTCCGATGAAAACCTTTTCTGAAGTCATGAAGGCGATTAATGAAGAAAAAGCAGATTATGGAGTGCTACCGATTGAAAACTCATCAACGGGAACCTTAGCCGATGTATTCGACCTTCTGTCCGAATATGATAATTATATAATTGGTGAGCATTTAGTGAAAATTGAACATAATCTATGGGGAGTTCCGGGGTCTGCAATTTCTGATATTAAGAAAGTGTTTTCTCATCGTCAGGGATTACTACAATGTTCTGATTTCTTAAAGCAGTATCCCAAGATGAAACAGATCGAAGCTGGAAGTACAGCAGGCTGTGCGAGAAAAATCTTAGAGGATAAGGATAACTCACAAGCAGCAATCGCAAGTAAACAGGCAGGTAAAGTATATGGCCTGCAGCTATTAAAGGCATCCATTCAGAATGAGGATAATAATACGACGAGATTTATTATTATTTCAAATAAAAAAATATATAAAAAAGGTGCGGAACGAACCAGTATTTGCTTTGCACTTCCACATAAAAGCGGATCACTCTATCACATGATTTCTCATTTTATTTATAATAATATTAATATGACGAAGATAGAATCCAGACCGATACTGGGAAAAGCCTTTGCCTATCGTTTCTTTGTCGATATTGAAGGAAGTCTTGAGCATCCTGCAGTAAAGAATGCGCTTATGTGTATAAAGGAAGAAGCATTGGAGATGAAGATACTGGGAAGTTATATTCCTGTGCAATCGTAG
- a CDS encoding spore coat protein yields MATIIQNMAGMSEMTEQIIATDLLLASKSAIKNYAAAITEATSPEVTKTLRKQLDDAINAHGRISTYMMNKGYYNAFDPKDQLNKVKEASETVMNIN; encoded by the coding sequence ATGGCAACAATAATTCAAAATATGGCAGGAATGTCAGAAATGACGGAACAGATTATCGCTACAGATTTACTTCTTGCATCGAAAAGTGCAATAAAGAATTATGCGGCAGCAATAACGGAAGCAACATCTCCTGAGGTAACCAAAACACTGCGAAAGCAATTGGATGATGCAATTAACGCCCATGGACGAATTTCGACTTATATGATGAACAAGGGATATTATAATGCTTTTGACCCCAAAGACCAATTGAATAAGGTTAAGGAAGCCTCAGAAACTGTTATGAATATTAATTAA